GGACGCCGCGACCACCTGGCGCAGCTTGGCGGGCGAGACTTCTTCGGTACTGGGCGTTGCTGCCGGCGCGTCGGTCATGTGTGCGTTTCCCCCTGGAGCCATGCGGCTCTTTTGTCGCTGATCGGGGGGGCTTGGGCCCCGTTGTCAAGCCCGAACGGAGCGTGGTACGTCGCGCGCGCGTCACATGGAGCCGCGCGCGTTGCGTTGCGGGCTATGTGCGTTTGGGGATTTTTCCCCAGTGGCGTCATCCAAGCCGCCGGATTTTCGCGATCGCCGCGCACGAAGCGCAGCGGTGCGAGGAGCCAGCGGCGGAACCAGCGAGACAGACGTGGCCGAAGGGTTCGACGGCGTAGCTTCCGAGGCGGCAGGGCGCTATGCGCAAGCCGTGTTCGACTTGGCGAAGGAGGCCAAGGCGCTCGAAGCTGTGGAACAGGATTTTGCTAAGTTTTCAGCGGCTTGGGCTGAGAGTGCGGATCTGCGCGCGACCGCTCGTTCGCCTCTGATCGATCCCGATGCAAAGGCCAAGGCGTTGGTCGCCGTGGCCGCCAAGCTCGGCCTCTCCGATCTCGGCCAAAAAGCCGTCGGCACGATCGCCAAGAATCGTCGCGCCGCCGAGCTGCCGGCCATCGCCGCGACCTACCGCAAGCTGGTCACCCGTGAGCGCGGCGCCCGCCAAATCGAAATCATTTCCGCCAAGCCCCTGGCTGACGCGGAGAAGACCGCCATCGTTGACGCGCTCAGCAAGAAGCTGGGCGCCAAGGTGGAAGCCGAAACGTCCGTAGACGAAAGCCTCATCGGCGGCTTTGTCGTTCGCGCCGGCTCCCGCCAGTTCGATGCTTCCGTAAAATCCAAGCTGGACGCGCTGCGTCTCGCACTGAAATCCGCCTGAGGGGTTACATAGATGGACGTCCGCGCCGCAGAAATTTCCGCAATCCTCAAGGAACAGATCAAGGGCTTCGGCTCCGAAGCGCAGGTGGCTGAAGTCGGTCGCGTGCTTTCGGTCGGCGACGGTATCGCCCGTGTCTATGGCCTCGAAAGCGTTCAGGCCGGCGAAATGGTCGAATTCCCGGGTGGCATCAAAGGCATGGCGCTCAACCTTGAGCGCGACAATGTAGGCGTCGTTATCTTCGGCGAAGACCGCAGCCTGAAGGAAGGCGACACTGTTAAGCGCCTCGGCGAAATCGTCGACGTGCCTGTGGGCAAAGGTTTGCTCGGTCGTGTCGTGAACCCCTTGGGCGAACCGATCGATGGCAAGGGCCCGATCGTCGCCACCGAGCGCCGCACGGTCGACGTGAAGGCGCCGGGCATCATTCCGCGTAAGTCGGTGCATGAGCCGATGCAGACGGGTATCAAGGCGATCGACGCGCTGATCCCGATCGGCCGGGGCCAACGCGAATTGATCATCGGCGACCGCCAAACCGGCAAGACCGCCGTGGCGCTCGACACCATCCTCTATCAACGCGAAGCGCACGACCGGAACGCGCCGGAGAGCGAAAAGCTCTACTGCATCTACGTCGTCATCGGTCAAAAGCGCTCGACGGTGGCGCAGCTCGTGAAGACGCTCGAAGACAAGGGCGCGCTGAAGTATTCGATCGTTGTCGCCGCGACTGCGTCGGAGCCGGCGCCGCTGCAATATCTTGCGCCGATGGCCGGCTGCGCGATGGGCGAATATTTCCGCGACAATGGCATGCACGCGCTCATCATCTATGATGACTTGTCGAAGCAGGCCGTCGCGTATCGTCAAATGTCGCTGCTGCTGCGCCGCCCGCCGGGCCGCGAAGCCTATCCGGGCGACGTCTTCTATCTGCACTCCCGTTTGCTCGAGCGCGCGGCGAAGCTGAACGAAGACAACAAGTCGGGTTCGCTGACGGCGCTGCCGATCATCGAAACGCAAGCCAACGACGTCTCGGCTTACATTCCGACCAACGTGATCTCGATTACGGACGGCCAGATCTTCTTGGAAACCGATCTTTTCTTCCAAGGCATCCGTCCGGCGCTCAACGTCGGTATCTCGGTGTCGCGCGTCGGCGGCAACGCCCAGATCAAGGCGATGAAGCAAGTCGCCGGCCCGCTGAAGGGCGAGCTCGCGCAATATCGTGAAATGGCCGCGTTCGCGAAGTTCGGTTCGGACCTCGACGCCGCCACGCAACGCTTGCTGAACCGCGGCGCGCGCCTGACGGAATTGCTGAAGCAACCGCAATTCTCGCCGGTGCCGGTTGAAGAGCAAATCCTGCTGATCTACGCCGGCACGCGCGGTTATCTCGACAAGGTCGCGGTCAGCGATGTCGGCCGTTACGAGCAAGAATTGGTGTCTTGGTTCCGCGCCAAGAAGGCCGACGTGCTCAAAGCGATCGTCGATAAGAAGGACATCGGCAAGGACGGCATTGAGGACAAGCTCAAGGCCGGCCTCGAAGAATTCACGGCTTCGTTCGCCTAAGGGATCGCAATGCCGAGCTTAAAAGAGTTCCGCAATCGGATCGCCAGCGTGAAATCCACGCAGAAGATCACGAAGGCGATGCAGATGGTGGCGGCCGCCAAGCTGAAGCGCGCGCAAGCGTCGGCGGAAGCCGCGCGTCCGTACGCTGACCGCATGGCGCGCGTGATCGCCAACCTCGCTGCAGCGGTGAAGGGCGATGACGCTCCGGCGCTGTTGCGCGGCACCGGCAAGGATCAAGTGCAACTCGTTGTCGTGATGACGAGCGAGCGTGGCCTGTGCGGCGGCTTCAACACGCAAATCGTCCGCGCTGCGCGCGAACGCATTAGCGAGCTGATCGCGTCGGGCAAGACTGTGAAGATCCTCGCCGTCGGCAAGAAGGGCCGTGATCAGCTGCGCCGTCTCTATGGCGATAAGATCATTGGCTACATCGATCTCTCGGGCTTCCGCAACATTTCGAGCGACGCCGCGCAGATCGTTGGCGACAAGATCAACGAACTCTATGCCGCTGGCGAGTTCGACGTCGCGACCATCTTCTTCTCGCGCTTCAAGTCCGTGATCAGCCAAGTGCCGACGGCGCTGCAACTGATCCCGGCGAAAGCGCCGGAAGGCGTGAACCCGCCGGACCTGAAGGGCGCCGCGTACGAGTACGAGCCGGGCGAAGGCGAAATCCTCGAAGCTCTGCTGCCGCGCTACATGAACGGCCAAATCCTGCAGGCGCTGTTGGAAAACCAAGCTGGCTTCTTCGGCGCGCAGATGAGCGCGATGGACAACGCCACGCGCAACGCCGGCGACATGATCAAGAAGTTGTCGCTGCGCTACAACCGCCAGCGCCAAGCCAACATCACCAAGGAGCTGATCGAAATCATCTCCGGCGCCGAAGCTTTGTAAGGAGGCGACCATGGCAGACGCACTCTTCACGACGACAGCGATTTCCAAGGGCGGTCGCGCAGGCGGCAAGATTGCGCTCGCAGAGGGCGGCCTCTGGATTCACACCGAGCATTCCAAGGGCCTCGGTGGTTCGGGCGAGGGCACGAACCCGGAGCAGCTTTTCGCGCTCGGCTGGTCGAATTGCTTCAACAGCGCCGTGCTGTTTGTCGCGACGCAAAAGAAGATCGACGCCTCGAAGGCCGTCGTGAAATGCGAAGTCGGCATCGGCCGCGAAGAAGGCGGTTTGGGCCTCTCCGCAAAGCTCACGCTGGCGATCCCCGATATGGATCGCGCGCAAGTGCAGGAACTCATCGAAGCGGCGCACCAAGTTTGCCCGTATTCGAAGGCCACCCGGAACAACATCCCCGTCGAGTTGATCGTCGAGGGCTAACCCAGATTTCGCGGCGTACGCCGCCGCACACGAACTGACCGAGGAAGAGAAATGGCACAGCAAGGAAAAGGTCGCGTAGTCCAGGTGATCGGCGCCGTTGTCGACGTCGAATTCGATGGCGCGCTCCCGAACATCTACAACGCGCTCGAAACCACGAATAACGGCAATCGCCTCGTGCTCGAAGTGGCGACCCATCTCGGCGAAAACACTGTCCGCACCATCGCGATGGACGCGACGGACGGCCTCGTGCGCGGCCAAGCCGTGACGGATACCGGTGCGCCGATCTCGGTGCCGGTCGGTGAAGAAACGCTGGGCCGCATTCTCAACGTCATCGGCGAGCCGATCGACGAAGCGGGCCCGGTCAACAACACCGCGACGCGCGCGATCCACCAACCGGCGCCGGAATTCGTCGATCAAAAGCCGCTGCCGGAAATCCTCGTCACCGGCATCAAGGTCGTCGATTTGCTCTGCCCGTATTCGAAGGGCGGCAAGATCGGTCTGTTCGGCGGCGCGGGCGTCGGCAAGACCGTGCTCATCCAAGAGCTGATCAACAACATCGCGAAGGCCTACGGCGGCTATTCAGTGTTCGCCGGCGTCGGCGAGCGCACGCGCGAAGGCAACGACCTCTATCACGAGATGATCGAGTCCGGCGTGAACAAGCACGGCGGCGGTCAAGGCTCGCGTTGCGCGCTCGTGTTCGGCCAGATGAACGAACCGCCGGGTGCGCGCGCCCGCGTTGCGCTTTCGGGTCTGACGATCGCTGAGCACTTCCGCGATCAGGGCAAGGATATTCTGTTCTTCGTCGACAACGTGTTCCGCTTCACGCAAGCCGGCTCGGAAGTGTCGGCGTTGCTCGGCCGTATTCCTTCGGCGGTCGGCTATCAGCCGACGCTGGCGACCGAAATGGGCGCCATGCAAGAGCGCATCACGTCGACCACGAAGGGTTCGATCACCTCGGTGCAAGCCATCTACGTTCCGGCCGACGACTTGACCGACCCGGCGCCTGCCGCATCGTTCGCTCACTTGGACGCCACCACCGTTCTCTCGCGCGACATCGCCGCGAAGGGCATCTATCCGGCCGTCGACCCGCTCGACTCCACGTCGCGTATTCTCGATCCGAACGTCGTCGGTGAAGAGCATTACCAAGTGGCGCGTCAGGTCCAAGAGACGCTGCAGAAGTATAAGTCGCTGCAGGACATCATCGCCATTCTCGGCATGGATGAACTCTCGGAGGACGACAAACTCGTCGTCGCCCGCGCGCGTAAGATCGAGCGCTTCCTGTCGCAGCCGTTCCACGTCGCCGAAGCCTTCACCGGCTCGCCGGGCGTGCTCTGCGATCTGAAGGACACGATCCGTGGCTTCAAGGGTCTGGTGAACGGCGATTACGATCACCTCCCAGAACCGGCCTTCTACATGGTCGGCTCGATCGAGGAAGCGATCGCGAAAGCGCAACGCCTGGCGGCTGAAGCGGCCTAACGGCAGAGCGAGGAGTTGGTTCAGTGCAGAATTTCTTTGCGAACTGGCTCGGACCGTTGCCGCCGGGCGTGCAGAGCTCACCCGCCAACACGTTCCAGATCACTGGGCCGGATGGCAAAGAGTTGACCTCGCTGACGCCCAAACAAGCGCAACCACTTGCACGGCAGGCTCCGGCGCAACACGCCGCGCCCGCGCCGCAAGCGGTCGCGCAACAGCCCGCTCCGCCAACACCTGCGCCGGAGCCGGAGAAGAAGAAAAAAGGTTGGTTCTAAGCTATGGCTGAGAAGCTGAACTTCGCCCTCGTCTCGCCGGAGCGTGAGCTTTTTCACGGCGATGTCGATCAAGTCGTGGTGCCGGGCTCGGAAGGCGAGTTTGGCGTGCTGCCGAACCACGCGCCGGTGATGAGCGTGATCAAGCCGGGCGCGCTGCGGGTGATGGATGGCGGGTCGGAGCGTCGTATCTTCGTCAACGGCGGCTTCGCCGACGTGACGCCAGACGGCCTCACCGTTTTGGCCGAGGAGGCGATTGATCTCGACGACGTCGATAGCGCTGAAGTCGAGCAACAGCTCAAGAACGCGCACGACGATTTGCGTGACTCGCTCGGGAGCGATTCCAAGCGCGAAGCGGCCGAGCGCGCCGTGGCCCGTCTCGAAGCGCTGAAGGCCGCGCTGCACTAAAACTGCATCAAAGCTGCGCTTGCCGGTACGCGCCGGCCGCGCCAAGTTTGCAGCGATGCTGCATCCTCAACTCATGCCTGCGCTGATTGGCGCGGTGCTTGGCTTTGCGTTCATCGCCTGGACGACGATCTGGCTCGTGCGCCGTTGGCGCACGCTCTCGCCGCGCACGCGCTGGCTCGCCTTCGCCGCGATCGCTGTTGTCGAGATCGGGTATTGGGTCAACATCTATGCGTGGTTCATTGAGCCGAACACGCTGGTCGTGCGCCATGTCGAGATCGTCAGCGATGATTGGCGCGGCGCGCCGCTGACGATTGCCGCGATCAGTGACGTGCATGTCGGCGGCCCGCATGTGGACGCAGCGCGCATGGGGCGCATCGTGCAGCGTCTGAATGAGCTGCGGCCGGAGCTCGTCGTCATGCTCGGCGATTTTGTGAACGGGCACGCGCCGGAAGCGGAGCGCACGCCCGCTGAGAACCAAGAAATCCTGGGCGGTATCGCCACGTTCGGCGCGCTCAATGCGCGTTACGGTGCGGTTGCCGCGATCGGCAATCACGATTCCTGGTATGGCCGTGGCGCGGTCACGACCGCGTTGCAGGATGCTGGCGTCGCGGCGCTCTGGAACAGGCACATCGTCATTCGTCGCAGCGGCGGCGCGATTGTTGTCGCGGGCATTGCCGATGCGTGGACTGGTGATCCTGATTTCGCTGCTGCACTCGATGGCGCGCCGGCAAACATCGACACGATCATCATTGGTCACAACCCGGATAGCTTCGCCGACATGCCGGACGGCCCCGCACTGATGCTGGCCGGCCATTCGCATTGCGGGCAGGTGACGATCCCGTTCATTGGTCGTCCCGCCAGCGTTGTGCGCAATCGCGCGTATGAATGTCATCTGGTCGAAGAAAATGGCCGCAGGCTCTACACGACGGGCGGCATCGGCACGAGCACGCTGCCCGTGCGCTTCCTGACGCCGCCAGAGATTGTGATGATCACGATACGAAGCGGTGCGTCTGGTACTGAGCCGCCGCTTGTTCAACGTAGCTAAGCGCCCGCGCCGTCGCCAAATCCGAACAGAGAAAGTTGCTTGCGCTTGGCTTTCACCGGCTTTGGCCCAATGCCGCGCGCGGTCAGCCATTGCAGCGTCATGGCGGCGACTTCGGGCGCTTCGGGTTCGCCGACGAGCCAATGGCTCATCTCGGGGAATTCGTGGAAGTGCGCTTGCGATCCAGGGAAGCGCGAGATCAAGCGACGCACCGTGCTTGATGGGTTCACGCGATCGCGCCCGCCGGCCAACCCGAGCACAGGCGCTGCGATCCGATAGACCGGCGCTTGCGCCGCCATCGAATGATCGGACCACCATTGCACGGCTTCGCGGATGGCGCGTCCGCTCTCCGGCACAAAGCGCGCGAATACGCGGCGCGCATCGTCGCGCTCCAAACGATCGAGCGTTGCGTTGCGCGCCACGCGATAATCCGGCGGGATCGGCCTGCGCCAATAATCTCCCAACAATGACAAACCAAACTGGCTACCGTGCTCTTCCAGAGTGGTCGGCATCACGCCCCAGGGCGCGCTTGGCGCAAGCAACACGAGACCAGCGACGGGTGCATGCATCGCCGCCATTTGCGAGACGAGGCCACCCAGTGAGTGGCCAACCAACACCGGCGGCGCGCGCAAGCCATGCAGATAATGCACGATCGACTTCGAATATTCTTTCAGCCCCGCTTGCGCGAGTTGCTCGAGATCGGCGCCGCGCTCGTGATGCGGAAGGTTGGGTGCGTGCGTTTCGAATCCCGCCGCTTCGAACGGCTCGCGAAACGCGTCAAACGCCCAGCCGCCGCAGAACGCGCCGTGCACAAACACGACGGGCGTCACGACAGAATTGGTCTTCATGCGCGGGCGGCCCAAGCGGCGCCCATCGGGCAAAACATCATTTGGAATCCCCCACGCTGTACTTCTTGAACCGCTGCGCCACGATCTCGTACGTGGGGCGCTTAAACGGTATCACTAAGCCGGGCGCCGTCTCTAGCGCAGCCCAACGCCAATCGCTGAATTCCGGCGTGTGTGTGTCGAGTTTAATGTCTGCGTCGCGGCCTTTGAAGCGGAACGCGAACCACTTCTGCCGTTGACCGAGGTAACGACCGCGTGGCCTCATTTTTGTGCGCACGTCGATGGGGAATTCGTAATAATACCAATCTGCCGTTTCTTCGAGCAGATCGACGTGCGCTGCCGTTACGCCAATCTCTTCTTCAAGTTCGCGATACGCCGCTTCAAGCGTGGTCTCACCGCGATCCACGCCGCCTTGCGGCATCTGCCACTGATAGGGGCCTTCGGCGCCAGCGCGTTTGCCCAAGAACACAAGCCCGTCGCGATGAAACAGCGCAAGGCCAACATTGGGGCGGAATTTTTTGGGGTCGCGAGCTTCTGTCATCGGCGCGCGGCGCGTGCATTGAGCACGGCCGATGCTGGCGCCAATTCGTATCCGCGTGTTTCGACGTCACGCGCCCAGCGACCGACCTGTTCCATGGTCACAGGATAGGCAAAACCGGCGCCGACCGCGCTCTGATTTTGCAGCGCCAACGCCTCCAAATTGAGCAATTGATCATCGATCGCATCGGCCTCGCGCCGCGCGTCAATGATGCGGTCCGCCGCTGTGCTCGGCAGGCCTGCGCGCTGCGCCTCGACGCTCAACGCCGTGCGTTGGCCGATGCCGCTGGAGAGAAACACAAGCCCGCGGCGGCGCAATTGTTGTACAACCGGCGCAGAGGCCTGCGCTGATGTCGCAAAGCGCGCGCCTTGGTAATTCGTTACGCCGAAATAGCCGGACGCGCGCGAGAGCAATTGTTCGAGCCGTTGCGTGTTCTGTTGCGCGGATGCGCCCGCGAGCAATGTTTGCGGACCAGTGTCGTCCGCGTCCGGATCGAATGGCTCCATCGGCAGTTCGATCAGCACTTCGTGGCCGCGTGCACGCGCGCGATCGATCCAGCCTTGCAGGTCGTTGGCGTACGGCACGAAGGAGAGTGTGATTTCCGCTGGCAATTCATCGATCGCTTGCGTGGTGGCGCGCGCGTTGAAGCCCAAGCCGCCGATCACGACCGCAATCATCGGTCGGCCCTGCACAGGCGTGAACGGCCGCGCATAGGCTTGCGCAGGCGTGCGCCCGTTCGATGCGATAATCGGCAACACGCCATTCGGGCCAGGCTCGGTCATGCCCGCGATCGGTGCGCGCGGCAGCGGCGATGCGGCGGGGCGATGCGGCGCTTCCGAAGATTCAACAACAGAAACGCGCAATTGCCCGTCGGACCCGATCTCGCCGATCTCAGCGCCAACGCTCGCGTCGGGCAGCTCGCTCAGATCGAACAACTCGTAGTCTTGGCCATTCTCATCGATCGCCGCATCCGAGAAGCTCACCGTCGGCGCGTTCGCGGCGGCGTCGCTTGGCGCGAGCGCCACGACGCGGCGCGGGCCAGCTGCATTTGGATCGCCGAATATTTGAATCGCGCCAAACGCGCTGAGCGCGAGCAGCGCAGCCACGCCGATCGCGAGAAAGCGGTGATTGACTTGCGGTGCGCCGGGTTTGGCCTTTGGCGCGGGTTTCCGCGCAAGGCCAGGAGCGCTCGTTCGCGGGCGAATCATGGGTCCGAAACATCCATGAATTCGCCGCGCGCGTCACTAGGTCGAACGGCCAGAAACGCTTGAGTCTTAAGTGTTAACTTTTAGCCGGCGCGTTGGCGCAGACGTTCCGCGACCGTGCCTTGGCGCAGGAAATCCATCGCGCGCTTCAGCTGGTAATCTTCGTCGGCGTCCCAGTTTTCCGGCGGCATGTCTTCCGGCACGTGCACGGCGCGACGTTGCGCGCCCGAATCGTTGTCGAGCGCGTTAGGCAAATCCGCTTCCGAAACGCCGAGGCGTTGCAGCCGCGCGATCTGTTCGGCGTCGATACGACGCGCCGCGACTTCCATGTCTGGCGTGATGCCGGCGCCTTGGATCGAGCGACCCGCCGGCGTGTAATAGCGCGCCGTGGTGAGGCGCAGCGCGCCGTCGCGGCCGCCTTGCAGCGGGATCACCGTCTGCACCGAGCCTTTGCCAAACGAATCCGTACCGACGATCAGCGCACGGTTGCGGTCCTGCAGGGCGCCCGCAACGATTTCCGCCGCGGAGGCGCTGGCGCCGTTGATCAGCACAACGATCGGCACGCCGGCCATGTCGTCGCCGCGGCGCGCATTGTAGCGCTGCACGTCTTCTGGCTGACGGCCACGCGTGGAGACCACTTCGCCGCCATCCAGGAAAGCGTCCGAAACTTCGATCGCTTGATCGAGCAGGCCGCCGGGATTGTTGCGCAGATCGACCACGACGCCGCGCAGGCGTCCGCCGGTGTCGCGGCGCACGGTGCGGATCGCGTCCTGCAGCATGTCGCCGGTGCGTTCGTTGAAGGTCGAGATGCGGATCACGCCGACATCGCCGCCTTCAACGCGCGCCGTGACAGCGCGCACATTGATGATTTCACGTTGTAGCGTGACGTCGAACGGATCGGTGCCTTCGCGTGCTACCGTGACGACGATCGATGAGCCGGCTTCGCCGCGCATGCGGCGCACAGCGTCGTTCAGCGTGAGGCCCACAATGCTTTCGCCGTCGATGGCAGTGAGATAATCGCCCGCTTGAATGCCAGCGCGCGCGGCCGGTGTGCCGTCGATCGGGGAGACGACGCGGACGACGCCTTCTTCCGACGTGACTTCAATGCCGAGGCCGCCGTATTCGCCGCGCGTCTGCGTTTGCATTTCGCGGTAATCGGCGGCGTTCATGTACGAGGAGTGCGGATCGAGCGAGGCGAGCATGCCTTGGATGGCCGCTTCCATCGCCTCTTCTTCGTTGATCTCGGTGACGTAATCCTGCTCGACGCGCGCCAGCACATCGGCAAAGAGCTCAAGCTGGCGATAGATGTCGCCACGGCCAGGCTCTTCAGGCGCGGACCAAGCCAGAGCGCCGACGAGAGCCGCCATGCCGGCGACGGGCGCTGCAATCCACGCTATCCGCATCTCAATCCCCCAAGGCGATATTGATCGCCCGCAAGGTGTTAACCAGCTCTAACGCTCGATCCGCTGGCGAGCCGCGAACCGAGCCATCTTCCAGGATCGACCGGTTGGCCGCCCCGCCGCACTTCCACATACAAATCCGGCGCCGTCGTGTCCGAACTGGGCATTTGTCCGATTGTCTGGCCGGCCACTACAGTTTCGCCCACGCGGGCCTGGATGGTTTCGAGTCCGGTGAGAACCAGAGCGTAACCACCGTCTACGTTCAGGATCAAGACTTGGCCGTAGCTTCTGAACACTCCGGCGTAGGCAATTTCAGCGTTTGCGGGCGCGATGACCCGTGCGCCTGAGGCGGTGCGCACCAAGACGCCTTGAGACGCCAGGCCGTCGGCGTCGCGGGCGCCATAATTTCGCGTAATGCGGCCTTCGGCTGGGGCCATCCAAGAGGCCGGAACAACAGAGGGGCCGGAGGGGGCGGGTGTCGCGGCGGCCGTGCGCGCGGTGCTCCGCTGCACCCGCTGGGCGAGCTCACGCAGGTTCCGCGCTTCTGCGGCGAGTTGGCGTGCGCGCCGGTCGGCGGCGCTGGCATCGCGCGTAAGCTGTGTTTGTGCCGCACGGCGTTGGGTGATGAGGCTGGCGATCTGCGTGCGCTCGGCTTCTAGCGCTTCTTGTGCGGCGGCGAGCGTGACCTGCTCTTCGGCAATGGCGATTTCAAGTCGACGCGCTTCCGCGATCGAAGTGGCGGAGGCGCGTTCGACGCGGGCAAAGCCAGGGGCGGCGGCGCGTGCGAAAATGCCGGCGCGCACGGCTCGCGGCTCAACGCGGCGCTCGGCGAAGGCGGCGGCGATGATCGCGGATTCAAGCGCGCTCTGCGCATGGCGGCGACGCACGGTGTCGGTGCTGATCTGTGCATGCAGCGCATCGAGACGCGCTTGCGCTTCGGCGGCGGCGATTTCGGCTTCTTGGCGGCGTTGGTTGGCGGCGCTCAAGCGCGCATCGAGTTGGCGCACGTCGCGTCGCGCCGCATTGGCTTCCGTGCGCAAGCGTTCAGCGCGCGCGACTTCAGCGCGGCGTTCGCGCTCGGCCTGCGTGGCCGTACGTCGGGTTTGGGCGTCCGCGTTCCCTAGACACATCGCGAGCGCGGCAAACGCACATGCGACGAGGGCGCGGGCGCGTCCTGCGCCTCGAGCCATAATCCACACCACCAATAAGCCGGGATCTTTCAGTCCCGATGGTAGGGATTACCGCTCAAAATCGTCACAGCTCGGTAAATTTGCTCGGAAATCATCACACGAACCAAGCGATGCGGCCAAGTCTGTCGCCCAAAAGCCAGCTTTTCGTCCGCTTGGTCCTTAAGGCTTTGTGAAGCGCCATCGGCGCCGCCTATCCAAAACGTTAAGGCGGGCACGCCGTCATCGCGCCACCGCGCGAGCTTTTCGGCCATTTGTCGCGACGCCCATTCCGCGCCGCGTTCGTCGAGCAGAATTTTGCGCGAGGTATCAGGCGTCGCTTTGAACAACGCCGCCGCTTCCGCGCGCTGATCGCCTGCGGGTTTGCCTTCAACTTCGATGAGCTCGAAACTTTTGAAACCCAGCGAGCGCGCCGCTGCATTCGCGCGCGCGACATAGTCC
This is a stretch of genomic DNA from Vitreimonas flagellata. It encodes these proteins:
- a CDS encoding S41 family peptidase; the encoded protein is MRIAWIAAPVAGMAALVGALAWSAPEEPGRGDIYRQLELFADVLARVEQDYVTEINEEEAMEAAIQGMLASLDPHSSYMNAADYREMQTQTRGEYGGLGIEVTSEEGVVRVVSPIDGTPAARAGIQAGDYLTAIDGESIVGLTLNDAVRRMRGEAGSSIVVTVAREGTDPFDVTLQREIINVRAVTARVEGGDVGVIRISTFNERTGDMLQDAIRTVRRDTGGRLRGVVVDLRNNPGGLLDQAIEVSDAFLDGGEVVSTRGRQPEDVQRYNARRGDDMAGVPIVVLINGASASAAEIVAGALQDRNRALIVGTDSFGKGSVQTVIPLQGGRDGALRLTTARYYTPAGRSIQGAGITPDMEVAARRIDAEQIARLQRLGVSEADLPNALDNDSGAQRRAVHVPEDMPPENWDADEDYQLKRAMDFLRQGTVAERLRQRAG
- a CDS encoding murein hydrolase activator EnvC family protein, which codes for MARGAGRARALVACAFAALAMCLGNADAQTRRTATQAERERRAEVARAERLRTEANAARRDVRQLDARLSAANQRRQEAEIAAAEAQARLDALHAQISTDTVRRRHAQSALESAIIAAAFAERRVEPRAVRAGIFARAAAPGFARVERASATSIAEARRLEIAIAEEQVTLAAAQEALEAERTQIASLITQRRAAQTQLTRDASAADRRARQLAAEARNLRELAQRVQRSTARTAAATPAPSGPSVVPASWMAPAEGRITRNYGARDADGLASQGVLVRTASGARVIAPANAEIAYAGVFRSYGQVLILNVDGGYALVLTGLETIQARVGETVVAGQTIGQMPSSDTTAPDLYVEVRRGGQPVDPGRWLGSRLASGSSVRAG
- the rlmH gene encoding 23S rRNA (pseudouridine(1915)-N(3))-methyltransferase RlmH, translating into MRVIIAAVGRLRDGPEAAMTADYVARANAAARSLGFKSFELIEVEGKPAGDQRAEAAALFKATPDTSRKILLDERGAEWASRQMAEKLARWRDDGVPALTFWIGGADGASQSLKDQADEKLAFGRQTWPHRLVRVMISEQIYRAVTILSGNPYHRD